The sequence below is a genomic window from Physeter macrocephalus isolate SW-GA chromosome 19, ASM283717v5, whole genome shotgun sequence.
CGGAGCTCAAGGAGGCCCAGAGCTACCAGAACTCCCCCATCAGCACGGCGACTAATCAGGACGCTGGCTACGGGTCGCCGTTCAGCGAAAACAGCGACCAGCCAGCCCATTTCAAGAGCTCTTCCTCCAAGGAAGAGACGGAGGAGCCCCAGGGTCGGGAGGGCGTCTCCTACCCGCAGGACAGCTTGGCCCAGATCAAGGCCGTGTATGCAAACCTGTTCTCGGAATCCTGCTGGTCCGGCTTGGCTCTGGATTTGAAGAAGTCCGGCTCGACCACCAGCAACGGCGATGCCGGCCAGAAGGAGggctccacccccgcccccatgccCCCCACCAGTACCGCGGGGGCCACCGGGACCACGGCGAGCACCCCCAGCTCGGGCTCCAGCTCCGGCACTGGCACCAGCACCAGCGCCAGCGGCGGCTCCGGCTATGACTGGCACCAGGCCGCCCTGGCCAAGACGCTGCAGCAGACGTCCTCGTACGGGCTGCTGCCCGAGCCCAGCCTCTTCAGCACCGTGCAGCTCTACCGGCAGAACAACAAGCTGTACGGCTCCGTGTTCACGGGCGCCAGCAAGTTCCGCTGCAAAGACTGCAGCGCCGCGTACGACACGCTGGTGGAGCTGACGGTGCACATGAACGAGACGGGGCACTACCGCGACGATAACAGGGACAAGGACTCCGAGAAGACCAAGCGGTGGTCCAAGCCCCGGAAGCGCTCCCTGATGgagatggaggggaaggaggacgCCCAGAAGGTGCTCAAGTGCATGTACTGCGGCCACTCCTTTGAGTCTCTGCAGGACCTGAGCGTACACATGATCAAGACAAAGCATTACCAGAAAGTGCCTCTCAAGGAGCCGGTGCCGGCCATCACCAAGCTGGTCCCTTCCACCAAAAAGCGGGCGCTGCAGGACTTGGCGTCCCCCTGCTCCCCCGAACCGGCGGGCGTCGCGGCCGAAGTGGCGCTGAGCGAGTCGGCCAAGGACCAGAAGTCGGCCAACCCGTACGTGACGCCCAACAACCGCTACGGCTACCAGAACGGGGCCAGCTACACCTGGCAGTTCGAGGCCCGCAAGGCCCAGATCCTCAAGTGCATGGAATGCGGCAGCTCCCACGACACCCTGCAGCAGCTCACTGCCCACATGATGGTCACCGGCCACTTCTTGAAAGTGACCACCTCGGCCTCCAAGAAAGGGAAGCAGCTGGTGCTGGACCCCGTGGTGGAGGAGAAGATCCAGTCCATTCCTCTGCCCCCCACCACGCACACGCGGCTGCCCGCCGCCCACGTCAAAAAGCAGCCCGACTCTCCCTCGGGGTGCGCGACCTCGGAGGAGAAGAAGGAACCCGAGAAGGAGAAGGCGCTGCCGGCGGTGGCCGGGGACGCGGACACGAAGatcaaggaggagggggaggacgCGTCCGACAAGTTCGAGCCCACCACCCTCTACCGGTACCTCCGCGAGGAGGACCTGGATGACAGCCCCAGGGGCGGGGTGGACATCCTGAAGTCCCTGGAGAACACGGTCTCCACGGCCATCAGCAAAGCCCAGAACGGCGCGCCCTCGTGGGGCGGCTACCCCAGCATCCACGCCGCCTACCAGCTGCCGGGCGCCGTGAAGCCGCTGCCGACCGTGCAGAGCGTGCAGATGCAGCCGTCCTACGCCGGCGGCGTGAAGTCCCTGTCCTCGGAGCACGGCGCGCTCCTGCACCCCCCGGGGAGCCTCACGCCGCCGCCCCACAAGAGCAACGTGTCGGCCATGGAGGAGCTGGTGGAGAAGGTCACGGGCAAGGTCAGCGTGAAGAAGGAGGAGAGGCCGGCGGAGAAGGAGAAGGGCTCGCCGGCCAAGGCCGCGTCCCCCGCGGCCAAGGAGAATAAAGACTTCCCCGGGGCCGAGgaccgcggcggcggcggcggcggcggcggcggcggcgggccccAGCAGAAGAAGGGCCCCGAAGCCGATGCGGGGAAGACCAAGAAGGAGGGTGCGGTGGACGCCCACACCCCGAACGGCACGGAGCCCCTCAAGGCCAAAGTCACCAACGGCTGTAACAACCTGGGCGTCATCACGGACCACTCGCCCGAGCCCTCCTTCATCAACCCGCTGAGCGCCCTGCAGTCCATCATGAACACCCACCTGGGCAAAGTGTCCAGGCCCGTGAGCCCCTCGCTGGACCCGCTGGCCATGCTCTACAAGATCAGCACCAGCATGCTGGACAAGCCGGCcttccccgccccgcccgccaaGCCGCCCGGCACCCTGGACCGCTACTACTACGAGAACAGTGACCAGCCCATCGACCTGACCAAGTCCAAGAGCAAGCCCCTGGTCCCCGGCGCCGCCGACGGCGTGTCCTCGCCGCTCCGGGAGAGCGCGCTCATGGACATCTCGGACATGGTGAAGAACCTCACGGGCCGGCTGACCCCCAAGTCCTCCACGCCCTCCACCGTGTCGGAGAAGTCGGACGCCGACGGCAGCAGCTTCGAGGAGGCGGTGGACGAGCTGTCGCCCGTTCACAAGAGGAAGGGGCGGCAGTCCAACTGGAATCCGCAGCACCTGCTCATCCTGCAGGCCCAGTTCGCCTCGAGCCTGCGGGAGACCCCGGAGGGTAAGTACATCATGTCGGACCTGGGCCCTCAGGAGCGGGTGCACATCTCCAAGTTCACCGGGCTCTCCATGACCACCATCAGCCACTGGCTGGCCAACGTCAAGTACCAGTTGCGGAGGACAGGGGGGACCAAGTTCCTGAAGAACCTGGACACAGGGcatcctgttttcttttgcaaCGATTGTGCCTCTCAGTTCAGAACTGCTTCCACGTACATCAGTCATCTAGAGACACACTTAGGCTTCAGCTTGAAGGATCTCTCCAAGCTGCCACTGAATCAGATTCAAGAACAGCAGAATGTTTCCAAAGTCCTGGCGAACAAAGCGTTGGGCCCGGTGGGAGCCGCCGAGGACGATCTGGGCTCCACATTCCAGTGCAAGCTCTGCAACCGGACTTTCGCGAGCAAGCACGCAGTCAAACTGCACCTTAGTAAGACCCACGGCAAGTCCCCCGAGGACCACCTGATCTACGTGACGGAGCTGGAGAAACAGTAGCCCTGGGTCCGGGCGGGCCCGTGGCGCATTGCACTAAACGTCGTCATACTGCACTAGGCCTGGCCTGAGCCTCCAAAATCAGCCTGCCCTTGCTGACTGCCTCTCTGGACCTTGGTTTTTCTTACACATATTTTGTAGTTATATTTATATGCTCTTCGTCCGATTGTgcatgttccttttctttttccgtGAGTCAAAGTCTGACCTTTATTTTCAACATCTGTTCTCGATGTTCAGCTCTCTTTTGTAGGAAATAGTGGGGCACACTACTCGGAGACATTTATTTAGCAGGAAAGAAAGACACAAATAACAATGAGAAAAGACGTCCTAAAATTACAAAGTTGCCATGACAATAAAGGTCATAGAACCTCCTAGTGTCAAATTTAACCCTTTGAGGACTGTAATCGCATTTCTGTGCctttcactcaaaaaaaaaaaaaaaaagaaaagaaaagaaaaaaaaaaggcttaaaggCATTTCATTCAGATCAAAAGCTGTGTCAGACACAaaacttatttaataattaaaaaacgAGCTTTTATATGCAGAACTGGTTTGTGAAGGAAGCATGCATGCAGCTGTTGGAAACTAGAAAGTTGTCTAGGACTTGGGGTTAGGAAGCCACAACTTcacatgtttaaaacaaaaaacaaaacaaaacaaaacaaaaactaacagcaGCGACAGCAAACACCCCAGTTGCCACTATGCCCAAACCCTCTGGATGCTGAAAAAATGCCacttttggcaaaaaaaaaaaaaaaaaaaaaagtatgcaagctattatttaaaaatgtgtaaaaatgctatttcttttctctgtaaaatactGCAGTTTATAGTTATTTACAAATGTAAGCTTTGGTACAAGCTGACCTTTCTATAAGCGTGCTGCAttggtaaatgaaaaaaaaaaaaaaatggggcaaaTGTTGGAGTCCTTTCCTTGTAAATTGCCAGCATCAGCTTAAAAACTCCTATATGTTACATATCGTACCATTTTAATCTATTCAGCTTTCTTTGTACCTTCTGGCTGTATgctttctcttttaactttttatattgtcattttatattaaatttctgTGTATATAATGTACAACCacaatttttgaataaaatttagtTCCTGCAGCTTGATTTAAATAGAGAAATTTTACTGGCACCTGCATCTTTCCAGATGCATGtatatcagacaaaaataaataaatgaaaacaaagcgAGCAATGCACTATTAATTATACATTTTGATGTTCTATCATTAATATTGTACAGTACATTTCGGTTCACACAATTAAATCCACTGTTCTCTCGAATGTAAAATAAACCCACATGCAGTTCTTGATTTACGTAGATTGTCATGTCGTCATTATTTCGCCTGTGAGATGTTATTTCAGCAACGAGAGGCATGGCTTATGCAATCAACCAACAGAAGTTCTAGTCGGAATCATCACTTCATGATTTGTGTGCCGACACGCTTCATTCAGATGATCAGTATTGCATTTCTTACAATGATAATTAAAAATTGTAACTCCGCCGGGGGCCACCGGATTCCTGAGGATAGCCATTGAGCGACGGCTGGCTTGTACATCGAGGGACTGAGGTGCTTCCTTCGGAGAATGCTCCCGCACTATTTTTAAACGTCTACAGTGATCCTCTGTGTGCATCCGGAGCCTTCACGGTGGGGGGCGGTCGAAGGGCAGTTCTCGCTCTATAGCAGCAGACCCTGGGGGGCTTGGAATTGGTTCTGCGTTGCTCCAAAGAGGAAAGCCTGATCTCTGCACTTGTAAAAAGGTACAGTTTTTATAAAATGAGCTGCCCTGGAGCACGGCGGAGGGGTGTTGCTCTGCGCGGGAGACCACCGGCACTCCAGGCCCGTAAGCGCCGTGACCCCGGCCCTGAGGTCCGGGTCTTCCTGCTTAGTCTGGCCTCTTTGCCCCGGAAGTACTCAACGACATGAGCAGGGCAATTTCTTTTCCCACCTTTTGCTTAAGTTTTCATAGAATAGTATCCTGAGAAAGCTCAGAACGTACAGGGCTCAGCTGTGCTGTCTCCATGACTTCCCTCCATGCCAAGCCCTTGACCCCTGTGGGAGGAGAATCAGGGCGGCCCACCTCTGCACCACCTGTGCCGAGGCCGCAGAGTGCCAGGCAGGTTGGCTGCCTGCTCCTGACCTTCATGGGTGAACGGCTCTGTCCTTTAGGGGCTTCAGCCATTTAGACATTTTGGGTCCGTTTCTGGGGGACTATGTACTTCGGGCCCACGGGGTGACGGGGAGAAGTGACAGGCCTGTGGTGGCCTGTAGTGGGGTCTTTGCACGATGATCCTTCGACGTTCTGTTTATTTTATCACAGGCCTGCAGGTGTATGTTCTGTGATTTCACCTTGGAGCGAGTGCAGCGGGTAAGGTGGTGTGACCGGCGAGAGAAGCCGGGATGGGGTGGGTTCGGTCCCCGTGTGGAGCCGCTGGGCCGTTTGAAAGCTTGCGGCTGAGTGCTGACCACGGGGGGTGAGGACATGGGACTCGAGGTGGGGGGGgtcccttccttcatttttcccttttctcattcATCAGCCACCTTGTTATCTTGTCATCCATCTGAGTTCCCTAACCGATGGCCAGGAGACTTGCTCAGACGGTGATCCTAGTTACTGTCTGACGGGGATCCTAGTTATCCTAGTAAGTCCCTGGCGAGGAGCCCTCCCTCCTCGCCAGGGACTGTTCTGAGTGTTTCACACGGAGTAACTCCCTCGGGGCCCCAGGGGGTCTGTTACTTCCACCTCCTCTGCAGGTGGGGAGCCCCTGCTGGGTTCAGTGGACGCTTGCCCAAGCTCACAAGGCCCATGATTGACAGAACTCGGGCCTGAGCCCGCGAGGCTTTGCCCCGGGGTGCGTGCCTTGTGGTCTGCGCTCAGGTGTGACCGGCCCCAGGGGAGGGTCTGTGGTTTCTAGCAGCCACCCCCGAGCGGATAAGCATTCTTCCAATCACCTCCCGCGGCGGCTCCCATCGGCCGCAGAACAGGCCAGCTCTATCTTCTGTTCAATCTGAACAGTAGCTTGAAATGATGTTAGTTACGAGTTTGTAGTATCCTCAACTGAATACCGGTCTACCTAGTAATACAGGAACTCGATCTGTATAAATACAGATGGAAACATCCAGGGGACAAATTGGCCGCCTCTAATTTGATGATTTACTTACACAAGTTTCTGCTTCCTTCATCAGTATTTGAAGAAATGCATCCCTCCTTTATCTGGTCTTGTGTGTCCCCCAATGGACTCCACCGGTGGCATTGCGTGCTCTTTGTTTCTCAGGGgagccctccctcccttcccccaggggAACAGGCTGCATCTTCTGGAGCCTGAGGGCAAATGGCCCTGAGCGTCTGGAGGGGGCTGGCCGTCCGCCcgcaccgcccccccaccccaggaggcTGGAGGGCCTAGCAAGCAGCCATCCTTGTAACCTTGTGTACACGCAGACGTCACCCTATTTTGCATTTGTATTTGCAGCTTGAGTATCGGGTTTAATAACTAAATATTCTTCCCTTTCAGTGTGGATTTTTAAAAGGTTTGGGATATTCCTCTGAATGTGGGTT
It includes:
- the TSHZ1 gene encoding teashirt homolog 1, whose protein sequence is MPRRKQQAPRRSAAYVPEEELKAAEIDEEDVEEDGLPLDVQEGDFVCSEEAELKEAQSYQNSPISTATNQDAGYGSPFSENSDQPAHFKSSSSKEETEEPQGREGVSYPQDSLAQIKAVYANLFSESCWSGLALDLKKSGSTTSNGDAGQKEGSTPAPMPPTSTAGATGTTASTPSSGSSSGTGTSTSASGGSGYDWHQAALAKTLQQTSSYGLLPEPSLFSTVQLYRQNNKLYGSVFTGASKFRCKDCSAAYDTLVELTVHMNETGHYRDDNRDKDSEKTKRWSKPRKRSLMEMEGKEDAQKVLKCMYCGHSFESLQDLSVHMIKTKHYQKVPLKEPVPAITKLVPSTKKRALQDLASPCSPEPAGVAAEVALSESAKDQKSANPYVTPNNRYGYQNGASYTWQFEARKAQILKCMECGSSHDTLQQLTAHMMVTGHFLKVTTSASKKGKQLVLDPVVEEKIQSIPLPPTTHTRLPAAHVKKQPDSPSGCATSEEKKEPEKEKALPAVAGDADTKIKEEGEDASDKFEPTTLYRYLREEDLDDSPRGGVDILKSLENTVSTAISKAQNGAPSWGGYPSIHAAYQLPGAVKPLPTVQSVQMQPSYAGGVKSLSSEHGALLHPPGSLTPPPHKSNVSAMEELVEKVTGKVSVKKEERPAEKEKGSPAKAASPAAKENKDFPGAEDRGGGGGGGGGGGPQQKKGPEADAGKTKKEGAVDAHTPNGTEPLKAKVTNGCNNLGVITDHSPEPSFINPLSALQSIMNTHLGKVSRPVSPSLDPLAMLYKISTSMLDKPAFPAPPAKPPGTLDRYYYENSDQPIDLTKSKSKPLVPGAADGVSSPLRESALMDISDMVKNLTGRLTPKSSTPSTVSEKSDADGSSFEEAVDELSPVHKRKGRQSNWNPQHLLILQAQFASSLRETPEGKYIMSDLGPQERVHISKFTGLSMTTISHWLANVKYQLRRTGGTKFLKNLDTGHPVFFCNDCASQFRTASTYISHLETHLGFSLKDLSKLPLNQIQEQQNVSKVLANKALGPVGAAEDDLGSTFQCKLCNRTFASKHAVKLHLSKTHGKSPEDHLIYVTELEKQ